In Fundidesulfovibrio soli, one genomic interval encodes:
- a CDS encoding zinc-dependent alcohol dehydrogenase yields the protein MKALLYRRSIPRYLLSAFFSKLQRRRFHHLVTPLSLAEVPFAPARPGWATVRVSLCGICGSDLNLLKGAESMLLEPYASLPMVLGHEIVGVLENAPEGSGLAPGQRVVIEPVLDCAVRELPPCRFCARGDYNLCENFLDGALPPGSTLGFNAAASGGMAERTAAHPSKILPVPDCLSDDEAVLVDSMASVAQPVLENFPEPGETVLVWGAGVLGQHAVRCLRALGFEGRIVAIARHGFQAELAKEGGADTVLRSASRQELAKALGARFVPTTMGGGNIEGGADVIFDCVASARTVQDGLLALRARGRYVMVGTAGALSGVDVSSLWFRQLKVTGTMAYSTALWNGERVRTYQVCLDLLASGGYPTRGLLTGLFRLEDWKQAFQSSFDKKGSGSMKAAFDLR from the coding sequence ATGAAAGCCCTCCTCTATCGCCGCTCCATTCCGCGCTACCTGCTCTCGGCATTTTTCTCCAAGCTGCAGCGCAGGCGCTTCCACCATCTGGTCACCCCGCTCTCCCTGGCGGAGGTGCCCTTCGCCCCGGCCCGGCCCGGCTGGGCCACCGTCCGCGTGAGCCTCTGCGGCATCTGCGGCTCGGACCTGAATCTGCTCAAGGGCGCCGAGTCCATGCTGCTGGAGCCCTACGCCTCCCTGCCCATGGTCCTGGGCCACGAGATCGTTGGCGTGCTGGAGAACGCGCCCGAGGGCTCGGGGCTGGCTCCCGGCCAGCGCGTGGTCATCGAGCCCGTGCTGGACTGCGCCGTGCGCGAGCTGCCCCCCTGCCGCTTCTGCGCCCGGGGCGACTACAACCTCTGCGAAAATTTCCTGGACGGGGCGCTGCCCCCCGGCTCCACCCTGGGCTTCAACGCCGCGGCCTCGGGCGGCATGGCCGAACGCACCGCCGCGCACCCATCCAAGATACTGCCCGTGCCGGACTGCCTCAGCGACGATGAGGCCGTGCTGGTGGACTCCATGGCCTCCGTGGCCCAGCCGGTGCTGGAGAACTTCCCCGAGCCGGGCGAGACCGTGCTGGTCTGGGGCGCTGGCGTGCTCGGCCAGCACGCGGTGCGCTGCCTGCGGGCCCTGGGCTTCGAGGGCCGCATCGTGGCCATTGCCCGCCACGGCTTCCAGGCGGAGCTGGCCAAGGAGGGCGGCGCGGACACCGTGCTGCGCTCGGCCTCCCGCCAGGAGCTGGCCAAGGCCCTGGGGGCGCGCTTCGTGCCCACCACCATGGGCGGCGGCAACATCGAGGGCGGCGCGGACGTGATCTTCGACTGTGTGGCCTCCGCGCGCACCGTGCAGGACGGCCTGCTGGCCCTGCGCGCCAGGGGCCGCTACGTGATGGTGGGCACCGCCGGGGCGCTCTCCGGCGTGGACGTCTCCAGCCTGTGGTTCCGCCAGCTCAAGGTCACGGGGACCATGGCGTATTCGACGGCCCTGTGGAACGGGGAGCGCGTGCGGACCTACCAGGTCTGCCTGGACCTGCTGGCCTCGGGCGGCTACCCCACGCGGGGGCTGCTCACCGGGCTCTTCAGGCTGGAGGACTGGAAACAGGCCTTCCAGTCCTCGTTCGACAAGAAGGGCAGCGGCTCCATGAAGGCGGCGTTCGATTTGAGATAG
- a CDS encoding ABC transporter permease produces MANKTLQSLRAEGFLPKDRGTRLLRFSDLLRISFREVVRKRRRYIGVMAAIALGTAGLITIVTMGRDLKANLNNDLDLLGGATIIAAHFDLQMGDRQEWFRSGTIDAIEKIPGVKEVTKSRFRSAATTTFQEKVYGFNLLGVDTNYWSLFSFTPRYGRLFNEADINEGRKVCVLGQDLAKMIFGSPEGAVGQMLNLDNNLYTVVGIIGGVRAADKTLMAFLPITTAQARVPNISELSSLYVRCNTWDDVGPVAAALEQAITSHQPSKGLRIQVGWEPLKQVQRVFWWVSLFIYASIGATLVLGGFGIWNIMMAAVTARTREIGLKKAMGAEDSDILWQFLFEALCVTFSSALLGVALGMVGVQYMCRSLGTQPPEGLFAICLLAGLLFAAFLGVGSGLYPSIRASRMQVVDAMRYE; encoded by the coding sequence ATGGCCAACAAGACACTGCAAAGCCTGAGGGCAGAAGGTTTCCTCCCCAAGGACAGGGGCACCCGCCTTCTGCGCTTCAGCGACCTGCTGCGCATCAGCTTCCGTGAGGTGGTGCGCAAACGGCGCCGCTATATCGGCGTCATGGCGGCCATCGCCCTGGGCACGGCCGGCCTCATCACCATCGTGACCATGGGCCGCGACCTCAAGGCCAACCTCAACAACGACCTCGACCTTCTGGGCGGCGCGACCATCATCGCCGCCCACTTCGACCTCCAGATGGGCGACCGCCAGGAGTGGTTCCGCTCCGGCACCATCGACGCCATCGAGAAGATTCCCGGAGTCAAGGAAGTCACCAAGAGCCGCTTCCGCTCGGCGGCCACCACCACCTTCCAGGAGAAGGTCTACGGCTTCAACCTCCTGGGCGTCGACACCAACTACTGGTCGCTGTTCTCCTTCACGCCGCGCTACGGCAGGCTGTTCAACGAGGCCGACATAAACGAGGGCCGCAAGGTCTGCGTGCTCGGGCAGGACCTGGCCAAGATGATCTTCGGCTCCCCCGAGGGGGCCGTGGGCCAGATGCTCAACCTGGACAACAACCTGTACACCGTGGTGGGCATCATCGGCGGCGTGCGCGCGGCCGACAAGACCCTCATGGCTTTCCTGCCCATCACCACGGCCCAGGCCCGCGTGCCCAACATCTCCGAGCTTTCGAGCCTCTACGTGCGCTGCAACACCTGGGACGACGTAGGTCCCGTGGCCGCCGCCCTGGAGCAGGCCATCACCTCCCACCAGCCCAGCAAGGGCCTGCGCATCCAGGTGGGCTGGGAGCCCCTCAAGCAGGTGCAGCGCGTGTTCTGGTGGGTCAGCCTGTTCATCTACGCCTCCATCGGGGCCACGCTGGTCCTGGGCGGGTTCGGCATCTGGAACATCATGATGGCCGCGGTCACCGCGCGCACCCGCGAGATCGGCCTGAAAAAGGCCATGGGCGCGGAAGACTCCGACATTCTCTGGCAGTTCCTGTTCGAGGCGCTGTGCGTCACGTTCTCCTCGGCGCTCCTGGGCGTCGCCCTGGGCATGGTCGGCGTGCAGTACATGTGCCGCTCCCTCGGCACGCAGCCCCCCGAGGGCCTGTTCGCGATCTGCCTGCTGGCGGGCCTGCTCTTCGCGGCGTTCCTGGGCGTGGGCTCGGGCCTGTATCCCTCCATCCGGGCCAGCCGGATGCAGGTTGTGGACGCCATGCGCTATGAATAA
- a CDS encoding aminotransferase class I/II-fold pyridoxal phosphate-dependent enzyme → MKLHERCQKVSGITRHLREAGIYPYFRPIERSWGTEVEVAGKRLVMIGSNDYLGLAHDARVKEAAAQALYRMGTGPGGSRFLSGNMVLHQQLEERLAAFVGKKRAVLHVTGFSTNLGALGCLLTPSDYVLCDRENHASIFAGTTSTRKLGTFAHNDAASAAKKIANELGKPDFDGQVLLITEGIFSMSGDVACMDELAALKDQFPDILIYLDDAHGLGVLGENGRGTANHFGITDRADFIMGTFSKAFASIGGFIASDHDDVLEYIQHQSRTQIFSAALPAASTVAAMTCIEIMEKEPERVERLRAVTSKMRNAYREMGLRITDSISPIIPITIGTDEKAFMFARELFERGIFALPAIYPAVPRGEALIRTACMSTHQDRQLDYVLEVMDDMAKKYRIRVQDQDEESQGEDEAGASNIAGARSSQSLL, encoded by the coding sequence ATGAAATTGCATGAACGCTGCCAGAAAGTTTCCGGCATCACCCGCCACCTGAGGGAAGCGGGCATCTATCCTTACTTCCGCCCCATCGAACGCTCCTGGGGGACCGAAGTGGAGGTGGCCGGCAAACGCCTGGTTATGATCGGCTCCAACGACTATCTCGGCCTGGCCCACGACGCCCGCGTGAAGGAAGCCGCGGCCCAGGCCCTCTACCGCATGGGCACCGGCCCCGGCGGTTCGCGCTTCCTCTCCGGCAACATGGTGCTGCACCAGCAGCTGGAGGAGCGCCTGGCCGCCTTCGTGGGCAAGAAGCGCGCCGTGCTGCACGTCACCGGCTTCTCCACCAACCTGGGCGCGCTCGGCTGCCTGCTGACCCCCAGCGACTACGTGCTCTGCGACCGCGAGAACCACGCCTCCATCTTCGCCGGCACCACCAGCACCCGCAAGCTGGGCACCTTCGCCCACAACGACGCGGCCTCGGCCGCCAAGAAGATCGCCAACGAGCTGGGCAAGCCCGACTTCGACGGCCAGGTGCTGCTCATCACCGAGGGCATCTTCTCCATGTCCGGCGACGTGGCCTGCATGGACGAGCTGGCCGCCCTGAAGGACCAGTTCCCCGACATCCTGATCTACCTCGACGACGCCCACGGCCTGGGCGTGCTGGGCGAGAACGGGCGCGGCACCGCCAACCATTTCGGCATCACCGACCGGGCCGACTTCATCATGGGCACGTTCTCCAAGGCCTTCGCCTCCATCGGCGGCTTCATCGCCTCGGACCACGACGACGTGCTCGAGTACATCCAGCACCAGTCCCGCACGCAGATCTTCTCCGCGGCGCTGCCCGCCGCCTCCACCGTGGCGGCCATGACCTGCATCGAGATCATGGAGAAGGAGCCGGAGCGCGTGGAGCGCCTGCGCGCCGTCACCAGCAAGATGCGCAACGCCTACCGCGAGATGGGCCTGCGCATCACGGACTCCATCTCTCCGATCATCCCGATCACCATCGGCACGGACGAGAAGGCCTTCATGTTCGCCCGCGAGCTGTTCGAGCGCGGCATCTTCGCCCTGCCCGCCATCTACCCGGCCGTGCCGCGCGGCGAGGCCCTGATCCGCACCGCCTGCATGTCCACCCACCAGGACCGCCAGCTCGACTACGTGCTGGAGGTCATGGACGACATGGCCAAGAAGTACCGCATCCGCGTGCAGGACCAGGACGAGGAGAGCCAGGGCGAGGACGAAGCCGGGGCGTCCAACATCGCCGGGGCGCGCTCGAGCCAGTCCCTGTTGTAA
- a CDS encoding ABC transporter ATP-binding protein, translated as MNNAHSGRVIDIRHLTKTYVSGSEQIQVLKDINLEVNRGEMLAIMGPSGSGKSTMLFILGIFQPPTSGSYTIAGVDVLNLNRDAQAVFRREKMGFVFQSCDLLENSTVYENLELPLIYTGVKRREREHKIMEALQRVNLEHRVRQPSNRLSGGERQRVSIARALVNEPEFILADEPTGQLDKDNSERVMDYFVKITEEARVAMVIVTHDAATAERCTRKCLLSDGVLKPY; from the coding sequence ATGAATAACGCACACTCCGGCCGCGTCATCGACATCCGCCACCTGACCAAGACCTACGTGTCAGGCTCTGAGCAAATCCAGGTCCTCAAGGACATCAACCTCGAGGTGAACAGGGGCGAGATGCTCGCCATCATGGGCCCTTCCGGCTCGGGCAAGTCCACCATGCTGTTCATCCTGGGCATCTTCCAGCCGCCCACCTCGGGCAGCTACACCATCGCCGGGGTGGACGTGCTCAACCTGAACCGCGACGCCCAGGCGGTTTTTCGCCGCGAGAAAATGGGCTTCGTGTTCCAGAGCTGCGATTTGCTCGAGAATTCCACGGTCTACGAGAATTTGGAGTTGCCCCTGATCTATACCGGGGTTAAACGCCGTGAGAGGGAACACAAAATCATGGAGGCCCTCCAAAGGGTCAACCTGGAACATCGCGTGCGCCAGCCCTCCAACCGCCTCTCCGGCGGCGAGCGGCAGCGCGTTTCCATCGCGCGGGCCCTGGTCAACGAGCCCGAGTTCATCCTGGCCGACGAACCCACAGGCCAGTTGGACAAGGACAACTCCGAGAGGGTGATGGATTATTTCGTGAAGATCACCGAAGAGGCGCGCGTGGCCATGGTCATCGTCACCCACGATGCCGCCACCGCTGAACGCTGCACGCGCAAATGCCTGCTCTCCGACGGCGTGCTCAAGCCCTACTGA
- a CDS encoding radical SAM/SPASM domain-containing protein, translating into MSKRSSIALGTVLKNFARVSRHPWIASRLVALEKEKMLFKWLNPKAEEGYARSIRQVSVRITDICNLRCHTCGQWGDQGFLHCADLKTLKKSEVTPERYHLLLGDLASHGHFPSVYLWGGEPTMYKGWLEIIEHATALRMPTSIATNATGIAKAAERLVAAPMFLLQMSIDGPDPDTHNAARPSAGGGNNFQDILDSLEAVNEAKKRTGRKLPLTASLTTISQANVGRLVDIYETFKDKVDLFVFYLSWWIDEQSADAHEVDFNRRFGFAPKLHRGWVGDWTIKEYATLDAQLKEVLARSKSWDSPAVNIIPNITGVDNLREYYTDHSTTYGYNQCISIYQAVEIDSNGDMSPCRDYHDYVVGNVKDQTITEIWNNEKYRKFRSSLQTEGLMPVCTRCCGLMGY; encoded by the coding sequence ATGTCCAAGCGTTCAAGCATCGCCCTCGGCACCGTTCTCAAGAATTTTGCCCGCGTCTCCCGCCATCCCTGGATCGCATCCAGGCTGGTGGCCCTCGAAAAGGAGAAGATGCTCTTCAAGTGGCTCAACCCCAAGGCGGAGGAGGGCTACGCCCGCTCCATCCGGCAGGTCTCCGTGCGCATCACGGACATCTGCAACCTGCGCTGCCACACCTGCGGCCAGTGGGGCGACCAGGGCTTTCTGCACTGCGCTGACCTCAAGACCCTCAAGAAGTCCGAGGTGACGCCCGAGCGCTACCACCTGCTCCTGGGCGACCTGGCCAGCCACGGCCACTTCCCCTCCGTGTACCTCTGGGGCGGCGAGCCCACCATGTACAAGGGCTGGCTGGAGATCATCGAGCACGCCACCGCGCTGCGCATGCCCACCTCCATCGCCACCAATGCCACAGGCATCGCCAAGGCGGCAGAGCGCCTGGTGGCCGCGCCCATGTTCCTGCTGCAGATGTCCATCGACGGCCCCGACCCGGACACCCACAACGCCGCGCGCCCCTCGGCCGGCGGGGGCAACAACTTCCAGGACATCCTCGATTCCCTGGAGGCCGTGAACGAGGCCAAGAAGCGCACCGGCCGCAAGCTGCCGCTGACCGCCTCGCTGACCACCATCTCCCAGGCCAACGTGGGCCGGCTGGTGGACATCTACGAGACCTTCAAGGACAAGGTGGACCTCTTCGTGTTCTACCTCTCCTGGTGGATCGACGAGCAGAGCGCCGACGCCCACGAGGTGGACTTCAACCGCCGCTTCGGGTTCGCGCCCAAGCTGCACCGGGGCTGGGTGGGCGACTGGACCATCAAGGAGTACGCCACCCTCGACGCGCAGCTCAAGGAAGTGCTGGCCCGCTCCAAGAGTTGGGACAGCCCCGCGGTGAACATCATCCCCAACATCACCGGGGTGGACAACCTGCGCGAGTACTACACCGACCACTCCACCACCTACGGCTACAACCAGTGCATCTCGATCTACCAGGCGGTGGAGATCGACTCCAACGGCGATATGTCCCCCTGCCGTGACTACCACGACTACGTGGTGGGCAACGTCAAGGACCAGACCATCACCGAGATCTGGAACAACGAGAAGTACCGCAAGTTCCGCTCCAGCCTGCAGACCGAGGGGCTCATGCCCGTCTGCACCCGCTGCTGCGGCCTGATGGGCTACTAG
- a CDS encoding TolC family protein, translated as MTHRTTAPTAARPTWRILALCLCFALAPLGQALAASKAATGKPQQYETLPEAAPAGADRPAQPLVPPGKDAAVAKEAPASKEAPKDASKEAPKDAATATTAGPIPAGAVLAGDAVRGATTIKSPADFNECVRVALVQSPMLVKSALEIESKRLDVQDAWSTFIPTVSINTTYWFKLPPQTDSSTNSKPYTIGFSTGQWNPILSGFEVQARGEMTNMAILAHLKVIGEGIRRLAMDFLQLQAMAEQREIIRKKQDMATMNLNFFKTRQSMGQATQLDLRIAETRVQMAKAEEDKLFTTRQMVLDDIKFILGVPFSQKLELKVENAKQQILGKFAPADVTDEKVRAASFDLRMAEYEKRLQKKNIGLSYVKMMPSFGFTFQTVDALSSEQRKLEKGVPFYPGLNISMPLDYWTKGRDVARQYKKLDQVQATTRAKDFELMVNVQKALSEYQGANSDLTLATAKSDLAKLQDEQTEYRHKTGQVDFDRFMTDRLAYFDDYQKMILYKTQRDIALLTLKHLSGDLQSQYVDVTSWEK; from the coding sequence ATGACGCATCGCACCACTGCCCCCACCGCGGCCCGCCCCACGTGGCGCATTCTCGCCCTGTGCCTGTGCTTCGCGCTCGCGCCTCTGGGCCAGGCCCTGGCCGCGTCCAAGGCTGCCACCGGCAAGCCCCAGCAGTATGAGACGCTGCCCGAGGCGGCTCCCGCCGGAGCGGACCGTCCCGCGCAGCCCCTGGTCCCGCCCGGCAAGGACGCTGCCGTCGCCAAGGAGGCCCCGGCATCCAAGGAAGCTCCCAAGGACGCCTCCAAGGAAGCCCCCAAGGATGCGGCCACGGCCACCACGGCCGGCCCCATCCCCGCCGGGGCGGTGCTCGCCGGCGACGCCGTGCGCGGCGCCACCACCATCAAGAGCCCTGCGGACTTCAACGAATGCGTGCGCGTGGCCCTGGTGCAGTCGCCCATGCTGGTCAAGTCCGCCCTGGAGATCGAGTCCAAGCGCCTGGACGTGCAGGACGCCTGGTCCACCTTCATCCCCACGGTGAGCATCAACACCACCTACTGGTTCAAGCTCCCGCCGCAGACCGACAGCTCAACCAACTCCAAGCCCTACACCATCGGCTTCTCCACCGGCCAGTGGAACCCCATTCTCTCCGGCTTCGAGGTCCAGGCCCGGGGCGAGATGACCAACATGGCCATCCTGGCCCACCTCAAGGTCATCGGCGAGGGCATCCGCCGCCTGGCCATGGACTTCCTGCAGCTCCAGGCCATGGCCGAGCAGCGCGAGATCATCCGCAAGAAGCAGGACATGGCCACCATGAACCTGAACTTCTTCAAGACCAGGCAGAGCATGGGCCAGGCCACCCAGTTGGACCTGCGCATCGCCGAGACCCGCGTCCAGATGGCCAAGGCCGAGGAGGACAAGCTCTTCACCACGCGCCAGATGGTGCTCGACGACATCAAGTTCATCCTGGGCGTGCCCTTCAGCCAGAAGCTCGAACTCAAGGTCGAGAACGCCAAGCAGCAGATTCTGGGCAAGTTCGCCCCGGCCGACGTCACGGACGAAAAGGTCCGCGCCGCCAGCTTCGACCTGCGCATGGCCGAATACGAGAAGCGCCTGCAGAAAAAGAACATCGGGCTCTCCTACGTGAAGATGATGCCCAGCTTCGGCTTCACCTTCCAGACCGTGGACGCGCTCTCCAGCGAGCAGCGCAAGCTGGAGAAGGGCGTGCCCTTCTACCCCGGCCTGAACATCTCCATGCCTCTGGACTACTGGACCAAGGGCCGCGACGTGGCCCGCCAGTACAAGAAGCTCGACCAGGTGCAGGCCACCACCCGCGCCAAGGATTTCGAGCTCATGGTCAACGTGCAGAAGGCCCTCTCCGAGTACCAGGGCGCCAACAGCGACCTGACCCTGGCCACCGCCAAGTCCGACCTGGCCAAGCTCCAGGACGAGCAGACCGAATACCGCCACAAGACCGGCCAGGTGGACTTCGACCGCTTCATGACCGACCGCCTCGCCTACTTCGACGACTACCAGAAGATGATCCTGTACAAGACCCAGCGCGACATCGCCCTGCTGACGCTCAAGCACCTCTCCGGCGACCTGCAGTCGCAGTACGTCGACGTGACCTCCTGGGAGAAATAG
- a CDS encoding ArnT family glycosyltransferase — MTNTTQTPLRAWRDPIFAAIMLLAAFLIFKGLGDRPLWQDEAETANLARNVLKTGVPYVTDGVNLVSQEERREFDSDMVWRWSPWLQIYMSAAGQLIDRTSAFWSRFLFALTGLACIAGTYLLILRRFGDRAWALLSASLLTLSVPFLLFARQGRYYSAGALLMLILFWGFLGDWRRKALPAAVIGLTLGVLFHANYLLLISLGPPLVLASYLLYRPVPFKRLALIGAWAAALIVPGVLLYRLGRQSTLFNIMLVPENMELYFADWLMFMIPLPVVAALVWRWRGFFAGRGGPEGERERFCMFMVLLMIGSFMILALFPQRFHRYIVHFYPSCAIILAWAGLKLWRFSRPSAVLFLVLVGLTNWLNLIPMERLGIVNRPWQNDFRMLTSVNIPLKLHLTEITRGYPDVNTTLIRFFNTNARPGQTILAEYGDMVLQFHTPFRVLGGLQGPIAPDEKPDWVSMRRDVRVNRDGLVFAPRVFIQEQLNLERDYERVPMTQPDETFGNRADPYYHYFSPAGPPQAALEIYRRKEAPRAD, encoded by the coding sequence ATGACCAACACCACCCAAACACCCCTGCGTGCCTGGCGCGACCCGATCTTCGCGGCGATCATGCTGCTGGCCGCGTTCCTTATTTTCAAGGGCCTTGGCGACCGCCCCCTGTGGCAGGACGAGGCCGAAACGGCCAATCTGGCCCGCAACGTCCTCAAGACCGGCGTGCCCTACGTCACCGACGGCGTGAACCTCGTCTCCCAGGAAGAGCGCCGCGAGTTCGACTCGGACATGGTCTGGCGCTGGTCCCCCTGGCTGCAGATCTACATGTCCGCCGCGGGGCAGCTCATCGACAGAACCTCGGCCTTCTGGTCCCGCTTCCTGTTCGCGCTCACGGGCCTGGCCTGCATCGCGGGGACGTACCTGCTCATCCTGCGCCGCTTCGGCGACAGGGCCTGGGCGCTGCTTTCCGCCTCGCTGCTCACGCTGAGCGTGCCCTTCCTGCTCTTCGCGCGCCAGGGGCGCTACTACTCGGCGGGCGCCCTGCTCATGCTCATCCTGTTCTGGGGCTTCCTGGGCGACTGGCGGCGCAAGGCGCTGCCCGCCGCCGTCATCGGGCTGACCCTGGGCGTGCTCTTCCACGCCAACTACCTTTTGCTCATCTCGCTGGGCCCGCCGCTGGTGCTGGCCAGCTACCTGCTCTACAGGCCGGTGCCCTTCAAGAGGCTGGCCCTCATCGGCGCGTGGGCGGCCGCGCTCATCGTGCCGGGCGTGCTGCTCTACCGGCTGGGACGGCAATCGACGCTGTTCAACATCATGTTGGTGCCCGAGAACATGGAGCTCTACTTCGCGGACTGGCTCATGTTCATGATCCCGCTGCCGGTGGTGGCGGCGCTGGTCTGGCGCTGGCGCGGCTTCTTCGCCGGGCGCGGCGGGCCCGAGGGCGAGCGGGAGCGCTTCTGCATGTTCATGGTCCTGCTGATGATCGGCAGCTTCATGATCCTGGCGCTGTTCCCCCAGCGCTTCCACCGCTACATCGTTCACTTCTACCCGTCCTGCGCCATCATCCTGGCCTGGGCCGGGCTCAAGCTGTGGCGCTTCTCCCGGCCGTCGGCCGTGCTGTTCCTGGTGCTGGTGGGCCTGACCAACTGGCTGAACCTGATCCCCATGGAACGCCTGGGCATCGTCAACCGGCCCTGGCAGAACGACTTCAGGATGCTCACCAGCGTGAACATCCCCCTCAAGCTCCACCTGACCGAAATCACACGCGGCTACCCGGACGTGAACACCACGCTCATCCGCTTCTTCAACACGAACGCCAGGCCCGGGCAGACCATCCTGGCCGAATACGGCGACATGGTGCTGCAGTTCCACACCCCGTTCCGCGTGCTCGGCGGCCTGCAGGGCCCCATCGCCCCGGACGAGAAGCCCGACTGGGTGAGCATGCGCCGCGACGTGCGCGTGAACCGCGACGGCCTGGTCTTCGCCCCGCGAGTGTTCATTCAGGAACAGCTGAACCTGGAGCGGGACTACGAGCGCGTGCCCATGACCCAGCCCGACGAGACCTTCGGCAACCGCGCGGACCCCTACTACCATTATTTCTCGCCAGCCGGGCCTCCGCAGGCCGCGCTTGAGATCTACAGGCGCAAGGAGGCCCCCCGTGCGGATTGA
- a CDS encoding glycosyltransferase family 2 protein — MNGKKVVVVMPAYNAAATLERTYAEVPKDIVDDVILVDDASRDNTIEHARNLGIKCFLHERNWGYGRNQKTCYSEALKLGADVVIMVHPDYQYTPLIIPAMANLVTSGLYDAVLASRILGGSALQGGMPVWKYVANRFLTASQNMLMGAKCSEYHTGYRAFSREVLEKLPLWENSDDFVFDNQMLAQTIYFGFKIGEVSCPTKYFKEASSINFRRSCIYGMGCLKTASQFRLQKMGKADYKIFDPCGRGLKDQDASYYSDQTREGCEGLYEAPRKIRKKPPDATRPGASAFWGSMGRTRGSAPHPARGMIPLDPATGCCSLWRTSPARVCAP, encoded by the coding sequence ATGAACGGCAAGAAAGTGGTGGTGGTGATGCCGGCCTACAACGCCGCCGCCACACTCGAACGCACCTACGCCGAGGTGCCCAAGGACATCGTGGACGACGTCATCCTCGTGGACGACGCCAGCCGCGACAACACCATCGAACACGCCCGCAACCTGGGCATCAAGTGCTTCCTGCACGAGCGCAACTGGGGCTACGGACGCAACCAGAAGACCTGCTACTCCGAGGCCCTCAAGCTCGGCGCGGACGTGGTCATCATGGTGCATCCCGACTACCAGTACACGCCGCTGATCATCCCGGCCATGGCCAACCTGGTCACCTCCGGGCTGTACGACGCGGTGCTTGCCTCGCGCATCCTGGGGGGCTCCGCCCTGCAGGGCGGCATGCCCGTGTGGAAGTACGTTGCCAACCGCTTCCTCACCGCCAGCCAGAACATGCTCATGGGCGCCAAGTGCTCCGAGTACCACACCGGGTACCGGGCCTTCTCCCGCGAGGTGCTCGAGAAACTGCCCCTGTGGGAGAACTCGGACGACTTCGTGTTCGACAACCAGATGCTGGCCCAGACCATCTACTTCGGCTTCAAGATCGGCGAAGTGAGCTGCCCCACCAAGTACTTCAAGGAAGCAAGCTCCATCAACTTCCGCCGCAGCTGCATCTACGGCATGGGCTGCCTGAAGACCGCCTCGCAGTTCAGGCTGCAGAAGATGGGCAAGGCCGACTACAAGATCTTCGATCCCTGCGGGCGCGGCCTGAAGGATCAGGACGCCTCCTACTACTCCGACCAGACCCGGGAGGGCTGTGAAGGCTTGTACGAGGCACCTCGCAAGATTCGAAAGAAGCCCCCGGACGCGACGCGTCCGGGGGCTTCCGCTTTTTGGGGGAGCATGGGGAGGACGCGGGGCTCCGCCCCGCACCCCGCCAGGGGGATGATCCCCCTGGACCCCGCAACAGGGTGTTGCTCGCTCTGGAGAACCAGTCCGGCCCGTGTGTGCGCGCCTTGA